The Colias croceus chromosome 11, ilColCroc2.1 genome has a segment encoding these proteins:
- the LOC123695345 gene encoding uncharacterized protein LOC123695345, with product MSHVVAALVLLTVGAARAQLQPADAPPAINDTRCGSECVRCSADGCIKCARLLVWPSGSCTHECPSGTREFWAHDDQLMGRVCYPGHPYNEIMIGGACGVLACIILLTVGAVYARCRKHQAHAHPLPQPHHDDDAQLREFHKQLDCLRPHAYTLLAILNHTRHQVRELYQLGNNDAAMAYSCVLSDLAKLLILLNKQQVPVVPEEWPRLASWADRILKRYSRLGISQQPHQQAQLVNFLPSPPSRSDSDTTQSFSTFKPPSYSPTSYDSHILDKDLDNQWGDAGRPPSYSQIESESIVLSDPWERRPIVRRESVWLEDELFEMTRRPQDELTTEL from the exons ATGAGCCACGTGGTGGCTGCGCTAGTGTTGTTGACGGTGGGCGCGGCGCGTGCGCAGCTTCAGCCGGCCGATGCGCCACCAGCCATTAATGATACGC gATGCGGATCAGAATGCGTGCGATGTTCAGCGGACGGTTGCATCAAATGCGCTCGTTTGCTCGTCTGGCCATCGGGCAGTTGCACCCACGAGTGTCCCTCTGGCACCAGGGAGTTCTGGGCACATGACGACCAGCTCATGGGTAGAGTGTGCTACCCTGGACACCCTTATAATGAG ATTATGATTGGCGGTGCGTGCGGTGTGTTGGCGTGCATAATTTTACTGACCGTTGGCGCAGTTTACGCGCGCTGTAGGAAGCACCAAGCGCACGCACACCCGCTGCCGCAACCGCATCATGATGACGACGCGCAACTCAGAGAGTTTCACAAACAGCTCGACTGTTTACGA CCTCATGCGTATACTTTACTAGCTATTCTAAATCATACAAGGCACCAAGTAAGGGAGCTCTATCAATTGGGCAACAACGACGCTGCAATGGCCTacag TTGCGTGCTGAGCGACCTGGCGAAACTGCTCATCCTTTTGAACAAACAGCAAGTTCCTGTTGTACCGGAAGAATGGCCAAGACTAGCCAGCTGGGCTGATCG GATATTGAAACGCTACAGCCGTCTCGGTATCTCGCAGCAGCCGCATCAACAAGCCCAACTCGTGAACTTCCTTCCTTCCCCACCGAGCCGATCCGACTCCGACACTACACAATCATTTTCCACTTTCAAACCACCTTCATATTCACCTACTTCATACGATAGTCATATTTTAGATAAGGATCTAGATAACCAATGGGGAGACGCCGGAAGACCGCCCAGTTACTCGCAAATAGAAAGCGAGTCCATTGTTCTGTCTGATCCTTGGGAGAGGAGACCCATTGTCAGACGGGAAAGCGTCTGGCTAGAAGACGAATTGTTTGAGATGACCAGACGACCTCAAGACGAACTTACCACAGAATTATAG